From one Culex quinquefasciatus strain JHB chromosome 3, VPISU_Cqui_1.0_pri_paternal, whole genome shotgun sequence genomic stretch:
- the LOC6033048 gene encoding carbonic anhydrase 7 produces MKRFATEVARMDWVILAVLVVVQVATVSGAGHHRFGYTKPEQRRWSKAHESCAGKHQSPIAISSGRAISLNIPAIEFVGYNNLLPGPITMHNNGHSVSFSIPKTDPSKGRHPYIFGGKMENEYELEGLHFHWGDKNNRGAEHVLNDVRYPMEMHIIHRNKKYKNVAEALGYSDGLTVLGFFYQVVEQESSEIGYLLRSFPLIEEYDQKASLNFTFTLNSLLGQLDRTRFYTYKGSLTTPPCSEAVTWVLFPDLLTISLTQIRRFRVLDTGMHGSPMVDNYRALQPIGNRRVFVRKVNSRNTAIDVVRNEIDHTKWDWTF; encoded by the exons TCGCCACCGTTTCCGGTGCGGGCCACCACCGTTTCGGGTACACCAAACCGGAACAGCGCCGCTGGTCAAAGGCCCACGAAAGCTGCGCCGGGAAGCACCAGTCACCGATCGCCATCTCCAGTGGCAgg GCCATTTCGCTGAACATCCCGGCGATTGAGTTCGTCGGCTACAACAACCTGCTGCCGGGGCCGATCACGATGCACAACAACGGTCACTCGG TGTCTTTTTCCATTCCGAAAACGGATCCGTCCAAGGGGCGCCATCCGTACATTTTCGGCGGCAAAATGGAAAACGAGTACGAACTGGAGGGACTGCACTTCCACTGGGGTGACAAGAACAATCGGGGGGCCGAACACGTGCTCAACGATGTCAG ATACCCAATGGAGATGCACATCATCCACCgcaacaaaaagtacaaaaacgtCGCCGAAGCACTCGGCTATTCGGACGGCCTAACCGTGCTCGGGTTCTTCTACCAGGTGGTCGAGCAGGAAAGTTCCGAAATCGGCTACCTGCTGCGTTCGTTCCCCCTGATCGAGGAGTACGACCAGAAGGCGTCGCTCAACTTCACCTTCACACTCAACTCGCTGCTCGGCCAGCTCGACCGGACCCGGTTCTACACGTACAAGGGCTCACTGACGACGCCACCCTGCTCCGAGGCCGTCACGTGGGTGCTCTTCCCCGACCTGCTGACCATTTCGCTCACGCAAATTCGCCGCTTCCGCGTG CTCGACACCGGCATGCACGGATCGCCGATGGTGGACAACTACCGGGCCCTGCAACCGATCGGCAACCGGCGGGTGTTTGTCCGGAAGGTGAACTCACGCAACACCGCAATCGACGTGGTTCGGAACGAAATTGACCATACCAAGTGGGATTGGACCTTCTAG